One stretch of Rhodoferax lithotrophicus DNA includes these proteins:
- a CDS encoding ABC transporter permease, with the protein MRLPDAIHLALRAVTAQRLRSFLTLLGIAVGIASVILLTSIGEGIHRFVLAEFTQFGTNIASISPGKVKTSGPAPTGIPSSVRPLSLDDARSLAHLPHVTGMTATVWGNTEVAANGRLRRTTVNGVGADMLKVYSIKVKIGQFLPDEALENARAFVVLGSKLKSELFGNSNPLGARVRIGSLQFRVIGVLEAKGQFLGVDLDDAAYIPTARALDLYNRDGMMKIDLAYEEGIPAARIVSAVKSTLTLRHGREDFTITTQEDMLRTLSNILDILTMAVGALGSISLLVGGVGIVTIMTIAVSERTGEIGLLVALGAPRNTILGLFLGEAVTLSAIGGLMGLALGFGLAQVIHLAVPALPVHTPWFFVLLAEGIAVLIGLLAGVLPARSAARLNPVDALRSE; encoded by the coding sequence ATGCGCCTGCCTGATGCCATCCACCTCGCGCTGCGGGCCGTCACCGCGCAGCGCCTGCGCAGTTTTCTGACGCTGCTGGGCATTGCGGTGGGGATTGCGTCGGTGATTTTGCTGACCTCGATTGGCGAGGGTATTCACCGCTTTGTACTGGCCGAGTTCACCCAGTTTGGCACCAACATTGCCAGCATTTCACCGGGCAAGGTCAAGACCTCCGGGCCCGCACCCACGGGTATTCCCAGCTCAGTGCGGCCCCTGAGCCTGGACGATGCCCGTTCGCTGGCCCATCTGCCCCATGTGACGGGCATGACCGCCACGGTCTGGGGCAATACTGAAGTTGCCGCCAACGGCCGACTGCGCCGCACCACAGTCAACGGTGTCGGGGCCGACATGCTGAAGGTCTACAGCATCAAGGTCAAGATCGGCCAGTTTCTGCCCGACGAGGCGCTGGAAAACGCCCGCGCCTTCGTGGTGCTGGGCTCCAAACTCAAGAGCGAATTGTTTGGCAACAGCAACCCCTTGGGGGCACGGGTGCGCATCGGCAGTCTGCAGTTTCGGGTGATTGGTGTGCTGGAGGCCAAGGGCCAGTTCCTGGGGGTTGACCTGGACGATGCCGCCTACATTCCCACCGCCCGTGCGCTGGACTTGTACAACCGCGACGGCATGATGAAGATCGACCTGGCGTATGAAGAAGGCATTCCGGCGGCACGCATCGTGTCTGCCGTCAAAAGCACCCTCACCCTGCGCCACGGGCGTGAAGACTTCACCATCACAACGCAAGAAGACATGCTGCGCACGCTGTCCAACATTCTGGACATTTTGACCATGGCGGTCGGCGCACTGGGCAGCATTTCGCTGCTGGTGGGAGGGGTCGGCATTGTGACCATCATGACCATTGCGGTGAGTGAACGCACTGGTGAAATCGGCCTGCTGGTGGCCCTGGGTGCACCGCGCAACACCATTCTCGGCCTGTTCCTGGGTGAAGCGGTCACCTTGTCGGCGATTGGCGGCCTGATGGGCCTGGCGCTGGGCTTTGGGCTGGCTCAGGTCATTCATCTGGCGGTGCCCGCCCTGCCGGTGCACACGCCATGGTTTTTTGTGCTGCTGGCCGAAGGCATTGCGGTACTGATCGGCCTGCTGGCAGGTGTGCTGCCAGCCCGCAGTGCCGCCCGGCTCAACCCGGTGGATGCGTTGCGTTCAGAGTAA
- a CDS encoding rhodanese-like domain-containing protein — protein MTLVIEATLLPEVLEPVRAVALSTGLSYAGGVPPQLAWVLVQSGQAVLVDVRTAEERKFVGHVPGSVHVAWASGTAMTRNPRFVRELEAKTGKDAVLLLLCRSGKRSDLAADAAAKAGFTRVFNVLEGFEGEIDEQQHRGSLGGWRSYNLPWVQD, from the coding sequence ATGACTCTTGTGATTGAAGCCACCTTACTGCCCGAAGTGCTCGAACCCGTGCGCGCTGTGGCCCTGTCCACGGGCCTGTCTTACGCCGGGGGGGTGCCGCCCCAACTGGCCTGGGTGTTGGTCCAAAGTGGTCAAGCGGTTCTGGTGGATGTGCGCACTGCAGAAGAACGCAAGTTTGTCGGCCATGTGCCCGGCAGTGTGCATGTGGCTTGGGCCAGCGGAACGGCCATGACACGCAACCCGCGTTTTGTCCGCGAGCTTGAAGCCAAGACCGGCAAGGATGCGGTGCTGCTGCTGCTGTGCCGAAGTGGCAAGCGCTCTGATCTGGCCGCTGATGCGGCTGCCAAGGCCGGATTCACCCGCGTCTTCAACGTGCTTGAAGGTTTTGAAGGCGAGATTGACGAACAACAACACCGGGGCAGTTTGGGCGGCTGGCGCTCGTACAACCTGCCCTGGGTGCAGGACTGA
- the cysK gene encoding cysteine synthase A has translation MTQIFADNSLAIGRTPLVKLNRLTAGAGATVLAKIEGRNPAYSVKDRIGVALVADAEKRGLLGPGKEIVEPTSGNTGIALAFVAAARGISITLTMPDTMSLERRKLLVAYGAKLVLTEGAKGMKGAIAKAEEIAASDPKYVLLQQFKNPANPAIHEATTGPEIWKDTEGKIDIFVSGVGTGGTITGVTRYIKNTQGKAITSVAVEPTASPVLTQARAGEEIKPGPHKIQGIGAGFVPDVLDLSLVDAVEQVSNEDAVDFARRLAREEGILAGISGGAAAAAAVRLAQRPENAGKTIVVVLPDSGERYLSSILFDGLFDAAGLAVSA, from the coding sequence ATGACACAAATTTTTGCTGACAACTCACTTGCCATTGGCCGCACCCCGCTGGTCAAACTCAACCGCCTCACCGCCGGTGCCGGGGCCACCGTGCTGGCCAAGATTGAAGGCCGCAACCCGGCCTATTCGGTCAAGGACCGCATCGGCGTGGCTCTGGTGGCAGACGCAGAAAAGCGCGGCTTGCTAGGGCCGGGCAAGGAAATTGTCGAGCCCACCAGTGGCAACACCGGCATTGCACTGGCTTTTGTGGCGGCTGCACGCGGCATCTCGATCACCCTGACCATGCCCGACACCATGAGTCTGGAGCGGCGCAAGCTGCTGGTGGCCTACGGTGCCAAACTGGTGCTGACCGAAGGGGCCAAAGGCATGAAGGGCGCGATTGCCAAGGCCGAAGAAATTGCCGCCAGCGACCCCAAGTATGTGCTGCTGCAACAGTTCAAAAACCCGGCCAACCCAGCTATCCACGAGGCCACCACCGGCCCTGAAATCTGGAAAGATACCGAGGGCAAGATTGACATATTTGTGTCCGGCGTGGGTACCGGAGGCACCATCACTGGTGTTACGCGCTACATCAAAAACACCCAGGGCAAGGCCATCACCTCGGTGGCGGTGGAGCCCACCGCCAGCCCGGTACTGACCCAGGCGCGTGCCGGTGAGGAGATCAAACCCGGCCCACACAAGATTCAAGGCATTGGGGCCGGTTTTGTGCCCGACGTGCTGGACTTGTCGCTGGTGGACGCGGTGGAGCAAGTCAGCAACGAAGACGCGGTGGACTTTGCCCGCCGCCTGGCGCGTGAAGAAGGCATCTTGGCGGGCATCTCGGGCGGTGCGGCAGCGGCGGCGGCGGTGCGTTTGGCCCAGCGGCCTGAGAACGCGGGCAAGACCATTGTGGTGGTGCTGCCCGATTCGGGTGAGCGCTACTTGAGCTCGATCCTGTTCGACGGCTTGTTTGATGCCGCTGGCTTGGCTGTCAGCGCATGA
- a CDS encoding helix-turn-helix domain-containing protein, with the protein MNQIVSSFGTTVRQLREQQGWSQELLAERSDLNRSYIGELERGQAIPSLLTLKKLSLAFGVSLSHLLSHAERIAQTRTLRGIELTAIAC; encoded by the coding sequence ATGAACCAGATCGTCAGCAGTTTTGGCACCACGGTGCGTCAGTTGCGCGAGCAGCAGGGTTGGTCGCAAGAGCTGCTGGCCGAGCGCTCGGATCTGAACCGCTCCTACATCGGTGAACTGGAGCGCGGGCAGGCGATTCCGTCGCTGTTGACGCTCAAGAAATTGAGCCTGGCGTTTGGTGTCAGCCTGAGCCATTTGCTCAGCCACGCCGAGCGTATTGCACAAACCCGCACGCTCAGAGGCATCGAATTGACGGCTATAGCATGTTGA
- a CDS encoding family 2A encapsulin nanocompartment cargo protein cysteine desulfurase, which yields MSSAFSLPTGASPSLAPPIDPALIASMASALFGAFPGEQARAAGVQTPVNIAPAGSPLVSPAGFGPGVPGTPVPQGLVPGANLIPASPTPLASLAHRAPALALHAQAGNGLPDNVVTQLPAYEPRFGSGVLGVPEASGASASEASRSPLANASPFYFLSEGYGHPSAGGLPMTSPISDGFAQTDFAPEAARSAPAPSGGAAPVPAGVISSEPKYYFVDSVVLPNGYVTPAKAASGATTSVADKDRHPPFDVNAIRRDFPILQERVNGKQLVWFDNAATTQKPQSVIDRLAYFYAHENSNIHRAAHELAARATDAYESAREKVRAFINAPDVNEVIFVRGTTEAINLVAKSWGGQHIQEGDEIIVSNLEHHANIVPWQQLASAKGAKLRVIPVDDSGQVLLDEYAKLLNDRTKIVSVTQVSNALGTVVPVKQIVEMAHRAGAIALVDGAQSVSHMPIDVQDIGADFFVFSGHKVFGPTGIGALWGKRAVLEDMPPWQGGGNMIADVTFEKTVFQPIPNKFEAGTGNIADAVGLGAAIDYVTRIGMHNIDRYEHELLAYGMQQLATIPGVRLVGTAQDKASVMSFVLAGYSTDEVGKALNKEGIAVRTGHHCAQPILRRMGLETTVRPSLAFYNTFDEVDQLVAVVRRLAAARVH from the coding sequence ATGAGTTCCGCTTTCTCCCTACCTACAGGGGCTTCGCCAAGCTTGGCACCACCGATTGACCCGGCCTTGATCGCCAGCATGGCATCTGCCCTGTTTGGCGCATTTCCCGGTGAGCAGGCGCGTGCGGCTGGCGTGCAAACGCCGGTCAACATCGCGCCCGCCGGTTCACCACTGGTGAGCCCGGCTGGCTTTGGCCCCGGTGTGCCCGGCACACCTGTTCCACAAGGTTTGGTGCCCGGTGCCAACCTGATTCCGGCATCGCCCACACCGCTGGCTTCACTGGCGCACCGTGCACCGGCTTTGGCTCTCCATGCGCAGGCTGGCAATGGCCTGCCAGACAACGTGGTCACGCAATTGCCCGCCTACGAGCCGCGTTTCGGCAGCGGCGTGCTGGGTGTGCCTGAAGCCTCGGGTGCCTCGGCATCTGAAGCCAGTCGCTCACCGCTTGCCAACGCCTCGCCATTTTACTTCTTGAGTGAGGGTTATGGTCACCCGTCCGCCGGTGGTTTGCCGATGACATCGCCCATTAGCGACGGTTTTGCGCAGACCGACTTTGCACCAGAGGCAGCTCGTTCAGCGCCAGCCCCTTCGGGTGGCGCGGCCCCTGTGCCAGCGGGTGTGATCTCATCCGAGCCCAAGTACTACTTTGTCGATTCGGTGGTCTTGCCCAATGGCTATGTCACCCCCGCCAAAGCTGCGTCAGGCGCTACTACTTCTGTAGCTGACAAAGATCGGCATCCGCCCTTTGATGTGAACGCTATCCGGCGCGATTTCCCCATCCTGCAAGAGCGCGTGAATGGCAAACAGCTGGTGTGGTTCGACAACGCCGCCACCACGCAAAAACCTCAGTCAGTGATTGACCGGTTGGCCTATTTTTACGCCCACGAGAACTCCAACATCCACCGCGCTGCCCACGAGCTGGCGGCCCGCGCCACCGATGCGTATGAGAGCGCACGTGAAAAAGTGCGGGCCTTCATCAACGCGCCAGATGTGAATGAAGTGATCTTTGTGCGCGGCACCACCGAGGCCATCAACCTGGTGGCCAAGAGCTGGGGCGGCCAACACATTCAGGAAGGTGACGAGATCATCGTTTCCAACCTGGAGCACCACGCCAACATCGTGCCGTGGCAACAACTGGCATCTGCCAAAGGGGCCAAGCTGCGCGTGATCCCGGTGGACGACTCGGGCCAGGTGCTGCTGGACGAATACGCCAAGTTGCTCAATGACCGCACCAAAATCGTCTCGGTCACGCAAGTGTCCAACGCGTTGGGAACCGTCGTGCCGGTGAAGCAAATCGTCGAGATGGCGCATCGCGCAGGCGCGATTGCTCTGGTGGACGGCGCGCAGTCGGTGTCGCACATGCCGATTGATGTGCAAGACATCGGCGCGGACTTCTTTGTGTTCTCCGGCCACAAGGTGTTTGGCCCGACCGGCATTGGTGCCTTGTGGGGCAAACGTGCGGTGCTGGAAGACATGCCACCCTGGCAAGGCGGCGGCAACATGATTGCCGATGTGACGTTTGAGAAAACCGTGTTCCAGCCCATCCCCAACAAGTTTGAGGCGGGCACCGGCAACATCGCTGACGCGGTGGGCCTGGGCGCGGCGATTGACTACGTGACCCGCATCGGCATGCACAACATCGACCGCTACGAGCACGAGCTGCTGGCCTACGGCATGCAACAGCTCGCCACCATCCCCGGTGTGCGGCTGGTGGGTACGGCCCAGGACAAAGCCAGTGTGATGTCCTTCGTGCTGGCTGGCTACAGCACCGACGAGGTGGGCAAGGCGCTCAACAAGGAGGGTATTGCCGTGCGCACCGGTCACCACTGCGCCCAGCCGATCCTGCGGCGCATGGGCCTGGAGACCACGGTGCGGCCTTCACTGGCGTTCTACAACACCTTTGATGAAGTTGACCAGCTGGTGGCGGTGGTGCGGCGCTTGGCCGCGGCGCGAGTGCACTGA
- the epsC gene encoding serine O-acetyltransferase EpsC encodes MSVVALRPVEASAPLFDLKQVVAELAAERQRWREAQKRSTEPGGRELPSRDALAQIIDGLRGVLFPMRLGPADLRQESEDFYVGHTLDSVLHALLVQVRLELRYAQRLSEQTDAQVIEARAVAIVRDFSRALPQIRALLDSDVVAAFEGDPAAQGVDEVLLCYPGILAMIHHRLAHQLYTLGVPLLARMVAELAHGQTGIDIHPGATIGAGLFIDHGTGVVIGETAVIGQRVRIYQAVTLGAKSFPTDTDGHPLKGLPRHPIVEDDVVIYAGATVLGRVTLGRGASIGGNVWVTHNVPAGAQITQARSQHEAVGG; translated from the coding sequence ATGAGCGTCGTTGCATTGCGCCCGGTGGAAGCCAGCGCCCCCCTTTTTGACCTGAAACAGGTCGTGGCCGAGCTGGCCGCTGAGCGCCAGCGCTGGCGCGAGGCACAAAAACGCTCCACCGAACCCGGTGGGCGCGAGCTGCCCTCACGCGACGCGCTGGCACAGATCATTGACGGGCTGCGTGGTGTGTTGTTCCCCATGCGCCTGGGGCCGGCCGATTTGCGCCAGGAGAGCGAAGACTTTTACGTGGGCCACACGCTCGACAGCGTGTTGCACGCCTTGCTGGTGCAGGTGCGTCTGGAATTGCGGTATGCCCAGCGCTTGTCGGAGCAGACCGATGCCCAGGTGATTGAGGCGCGTGCCGTGGCCATCGTGCGGGATTTTTCACGTGCCTTGCCGCAGATTCGCGCTTTGCTGGACAGTGATGTGGTGGCCGCCTTTGAGGGCGACCCGGCCGCACAAGGCGTGGACGAGGTGCTGCTGTGTTACCCCGGCATTCTGGCCATGATCCACCACCGGCTGGCGCACCAGCTCTACACCCTGGGCGTGCCGCTGCTGGCGCGTATGGTGGCCGAGCTGGCGCATGGCCAGACCGGCATTGACATCCACCCCGGGGCCACTATTGGTGCGGGCTTGTTCATCGACCACGGCACCGGCGTGGTGATTGGCGAGACGGCGGTCATCGGCCAGCGCGTGCGCATTTACCAGGCAGTCACGCTGGGTGCCAAAAGCTTTCCGACCGATACCGATGGTCACCCGCTCAAAGGCCTGCCGCGCCACCCCATTGTGGAAGACGACGTGGTGATTTACGCCGGAGCCACCGTGCTGGGGCGTGTGACCTTGGGCCGTGGAGCCAGTATTGGCGGCAATGTGTGGGTGACGCACAACGTGCCCGCCGGTGCCCAGATCACCCAGGCCCGCTCGCAACACGAGGCGGTGGGTGGCTAA
- a CDS encoding family 2A encapsulin nanocompartment shell protein: MTKHIAHSSLGDNAARQLANATKTTAQLSTISPRWLTHLLQWVPVEAGIFRLNTVKDPESIKVTCTARQSENQLPRTFVNYDEKPREFFLNAVSTILDVHTRVSDLYSSPHDQIKEQLRLTIETIKENQESELINNPDYGLLSQVTDEQRIFPLTGAPTPDDLDELLTKVWKEPAFFLAHPLAIAAFGREATRRGTPPPTVSLFGSQFITWRGIPLIPSNKVPVADGKSKILLIRVGDKRQGVIGLFQPGLPGEQSPGLSVRFMGINDQAISSYLISLYCSLAVLTPDALAVLDDVEIGKYHDYADTYK; this comes from the coding sequence ATGACCAAACACATTGCACACAGCTCGCTGGGCGACAACGCCGCACGCCAACTGGCCAACGCCACCAAAACCACAGCGCAACTGTCCACCATTTCGCCACGTTGGCTGACGCACTTGCTGCAATGGGTGCCGGTAGAAGCCGGTATCTTCCGCCTGAACACGGTCAAAGACCCGGAGTCGATCAAAGTCACCTGCACCGCCCGCCAGTCTGAAAACCAGCTGCCCCGCACCTTTGTCAATTACGACGAAAAGCCACGTGAGTTTTTCCTCAACGCCGTCAGCACCATCCTGGATGTGCACACCCGCGTCTCTGACCTCTACAGCAGCCCGCATGACCAGATCAAGGAACAACTGCGCCTGACCATTGAGACCATCAAGGAAAACCAGGAAAGCGAACTCATCAACAACCCAGACTACGGGCTGTTGTCCCAAGTCACTGACGAGCAACGCATCTTCCCGCTCACCGGCGCACCGACCCCGGACGACCTGGACGAGCTGCTGACCAAGGTCTGGAAAGAGCCGGCCTTCTTCCTGGCCCACCCCTTGGCGATTGCCGCCTTTGGTCGTGAAGCCACTCGGCGCGGCACGCCGCCGCCCACCGTGAGCCTGTTTGGCTCGCAGTTCATCACCTGGCGCGGCATTCCGCTGATCCCCTCCAACAAGGTGCCCGTGGCGGATGGCAAGAGCAAGATTTTGCTGATCCGCGTGGGCGACAAACGCCAAGGCGTGATCGGCCTTTTCCAACCTGGCCTGCCAGGCGAACAAAGCCCCGGTCTGTCGGTGCGCTTCATGGGCATCAACGACCAGGCCATTTCCAGCTACCTGATCTCCCTGTACTGCTCGCTGGCGGTGCTGACCCCGGACGCGCTGGCTGTGCTCGACGACGTGGAAATCGGCAAGTACCACGACTACGCTGACACTTACAAATAA